Part of the Salmo trutta chromosome 5, fSalTru1.1, whole genome shotgun sequence genome is shown below.
TCACCGGGTTTGACCCCAAACACCAGGTTGTCCTCGCCCTTCATCTTCTCTGCCAGGTCCACCAGCTCAGTCTTGTAAACACAGCCATGACCAAAGCCCCTTTCCCATGACGACTTGTTCAGGATCTAGGCGCAAACAGAATTAAAATAGAACActtacgcatgcacacacacacccaccttaTACATGTATTCTACACACACCTGGTACAGTGAAATCAGCCAATGGGTAAATAAAAAGTGAATTTATGTATAGCTAGCTGTCTCACCATGGCGTCCTCCATGTCGTAGCCAGTGTAGGAGATCACAGCTACAATGGCGTTGGTGCCGATGGGGTAGTTGTCCATGTTGTAGTGGTCGTACATGACAGGCCTGACCAGAGGGCTCTGAGGGGTTTGAAGGCGGTACAGCTTGTTGTCCGAGCGGTCCTGGAATGAGTGGAGGGGGAAGCCCATTGTCTGTTTACCTGTGGAGGAGAAGATGAGTTACACCAACAGGATCATTTTTAAAAAGTCAGGCATTCTAGAAGAATAAAGCACATTTTTTCACATGTAGTGTTCTCTGTATAGGAATTAgctaaaaacactcacaaaaagaaaaaaaaggtatCTAAGGGTAACTGAACTCAGAAAACACCAGAGATGCCTGCTTCTGAAAACTTGGTGCAGCCTTACCCATCTGGCACTGGTACATGTTCCTGGGACTCTGGTTGTGGTCCGAGTAAGGGATGAAGTTAGCCACCACGCTCAGCATGCTGTGGAGGAAGAGCTCCTGGTGGGTGGTCACACCCGGCTCGATCTCATCCTCACTGATGCCCACGTTGATGTAGAGCTGTCAAACAGGAGAGAGAAGCTTTATTCACAAATGTTTCCTTGTACTCAAACAGAATAAGGTACTGTCTCTAACTGTCCACACAAGAAGCAAACGTCACAGCATACTGTAGATTTGGGTGCATAAATgggattataaactgggtagttcaagccctgaatgctgattggctgaacgcTGAGGtacatcagaccgtataccacaggtatgccAAAACGTTTCTTTAATGCTCTAATTACATTTGTAACCagcttataatagcaataaggcacctaggggtttgtggtatattgccaatatcccatggttaagggctgtatccaggctctCCGCGTTGCGTCCTGCATAAggacagcccttagtcgtggtatattggccataccaCACCACCTTGGGCCTTATTGTTTAAAATAATTAAGTTAATCGGAAGGAGCGGCCACACCATACCACAAGCCTCTAAGGAATTAGGACTAAAACATATACagtccttcagaaagtattcacaacctttACTTTtagcacattttgttgtgttacaacctacatttaaaatggattacatttaggtGTCACTAGCCtacagaaatgtttacaaattaattaaaaatgaaaagctgaaatgtcttgagtcaataagtactcaacccctttgttgtggcaagcctaaataagttcaggagtaaaaatctgcttaacaagtcacataagttgcatggactgcatggctttttgaatgactacctcatcgctgtaccccacacacacaattatttgtaaggaccctcagtcgagcagtgaatttcaaacacagattcaacaacaaagaccaggaAAGTTTtgcaatgcctcgcaaagggcacctattgggagATATATACAGTTCCTTCTGGAAagtacagaccccttgactttttcaaaatgttaagttagccttattttaaaatgaatctacacacactatcccataatgacaaagcgaaaacaggtttagacattttaccaaatgtattaaacatagaacacagaaataCCGTTtttgcatacagtaccagtcaaaagttgacacctacttattcaagggtttttatttttactcttttctaaattgtagaatacaAGTGAaaaatatcaaaactatgaaacatatgaaatcatgtagtaacgcaaaaatacattttagattcttcaaagtagccagcctttgcacaatctcggcattctctcaaccagctgcatgaggaatgcttttccaacagtcttgaaggagttctcacatatgctgagcacttgttggctgcttttccttcactctgcggtccaactcataccaaaccatctcaatttgggtgattgtggaggccaggtcatctgatgcagcacttcatcactctccttggtcaaatagccattacacagccggGAGGTgaggtttgggtcattgtcctttaaaaaacaaatgatagtgagACTAAGTGCaacccagatgggatggcgtgtcgctgcagaatgctgtggtagccatgctggtgaaatggtccttgaattctaaataaaataagACAGTgtgaccagcaaagcacccccacaccatcacacctcctccatgcttcacggtgggaaccacacacgtggagatcatccgttcacctactctgcgtttctCAAAAGACattgcggttggaaccaaaaatctcaaatttgtactaatcagaccaaaggacagatttccactggtctaatgtccattgcacgtgtttcttagcccaagcaagtctcttcttattggtgtcctttagtagtggtttctttgcagcaattcgaccatgaacgcctgattcacgcagtctcctctgaacagttgtatttgagatgtgtctgttacttgaattctgtgaagcattttttggggttgcaatctgaggtgcagttaacaccaatgaacttatcctctgcagcagaggtaactgggtcttcctttcctgtggcggtcctcatgagagccaatttcatcatagcgcctgatggtttttgtgactgcacttatAGAAACTTTCAAAGGTCTTCACATTTTTGgggattgactgatcttcatgtcttaaagtaatggactgtcgtttctctttgcttatttgtgctgttcttgccataatatggacatgggcttttatcaaatagggctatcttctgtataccacccctaccttgtcacaacacaattgattggctcaaaacacattaaggaaagaaattccacaaattaccttttaacaaggcacacctgttaattgaaaaattccaggtgactacctcatgaagcaggttgagagaacgccaagagtgtgcaaagctgtcatcaaggcaaagtgtggctactttgaagaatctcaaaatatattttgatttgtttaatacttttttggttactacataaccATAAAATctttttgatttcttcactattattctacaatgtaattttttttctaaaaataaagaaaaacccttgaatgagtaggtgtgtacaaacttgacaggtactgtaagtattcagaccctttgctatgagaatcaaaattgagctcaggtgcctcctgtttccattcatcatcctttctacaacttcattggaggccacctgtggtaaattcaattgactggacatgatttggaaaaggcacacacctgtctatataaggtcccacagttgacagtgcatgtcagagcaaaaaccaagccatgtgatcgaaggaaagatgaacggagtaaagtacagagatccttgatgaaaacctgctccagagctctcaggacctcagactggggtgaaggttcaccttccaacagaacaacgaccctaagcacacagccaagacaatgcaggagtggcttcgggacaagtctcaatatccttgagtggcccagccagaggctggACTTTatcccaatcaaacatctctggagagacctgaacatagctgtgcagcaatgcttccCATTCAACCTGATCGAGCAGGGCTGCCCaaacctcttcctggagatctaccgggttttcagtccaaacctaatttaacacacctgattctacttatTAGCTGCTCAACCTTAACTCgctgaatcagatatgctaaaCTAGGGTTgtaatgaaaacctacaggacagtatatctccaggaagagggttgggcagccctgtgatagagcttgagatgatttgcagagaagaatgggaaaatcTAACACCACATCACTAAGTACCACCTtatatttttaagcatggtggtggctgcatcatgttatgggtatgcttgtcatcggcaaggactagggagtttttttttaggataaaaagaaacggactagagctaagcacaggcaaaatcctataggaaaacctggttgtctgctttccaacaaacactgggagacaaattcacctttcagcaggacaataacctaaaacacaaggccaaatatacactggagttgcttaccaagacaacattaaTGTTCCCGAGTggactagttacagttttgacttaaatccgtttgaaaatctatggcaagatttgaaaatgtctgtctaaaAATGATCACCAACTTCATAGAgattgaagaatttaaaaaataacaaatattgtacaatccagatgtgcaaagctctaagagagacttacccagaaagctgATTCAATAAACGttaggtgattctaacatgtattgactcaggggtgtgaatacttatgtaaatgtgatatttctgtatttcatttaatatatttgcaaacatttataacaattttttttcactttgtcattgtggggtatgggtgagtagatgggtgagattctttttttttattacaacaaaatgtgtaataagtcaagtggtatgaatactttctgaaggcacggtcAGACTAACCATCTACAAGTAACTAGGTACTGACATGACACTACAAACCAAACTCAAGAAACAACTTCCAACAATTACTGTAATGACTGTCCTAGAGTTGACAAAACAAAGAATCACTGACAATACCCTCAGCTTGAAAACTAGTTTGAAAGCATTCCTTCTTGTCCCAGAGGCTACGATTAGTAACTAGGGGGTTTACTAAGGATGCCCAGGAATTGAGAGATTTTAAGCAGCTTGCGACTGTAGTACCTGTTCAAAGGTGCCGATCAGTTCCTGCTGGCCCAGGGCCAGGTTGCGGACAGGCCGCACCATGCGGCAGGGGGTGGTGAAGAGGTACAGGCCTGGGTACATGCTGGCCTTGCTGGTCTGGGGAACCAGAACTATCTCAGTCCAGGGAGGGATCTTCTTCTCCTTCAACACCTGCAAGAGAGTGGCATGAACAAGAATGAGTAAGAGGCAGAAAAACACAACTAGCTGCCACTATTCATGTGTGATGAATTATCTATTACATAAGTGAGTGATGATCAAACCCATGTTATAACTGCAGATGGTTAGAAGATGCCCTGCCTTACCTTGAACCTGCGGAGGGAGTCTGCGAGGAAGGGGGCCAGCTCAGTCTCTACCCAACCCACCATGGCACCATCCAGGAGCACAGGATAGCAGTCAGTGTAGGCCTTGCCAGGAGAACCATCCACAGGAGTCACACCTGGAGGAGAATGATGGGACAACACAATCGCATATAAACGACTGAGCATTTTCACACATCGACACACAGTATGTACGAATAAACCTTAGGACCCAATAGGTTCCAGCTGCATGCTAATCACAGTGAGTGACATAACCTTGGATATCCTGTCACGTTGAATCCCAGGCCTTTGTGTTTTACTTTGGACACATGTTAATGTTTGTCATGTACAACTACCCCATTGGAAACAACAGCATCGTCTCTGATCTCCAACACGGGCTACGACATGGAGGACGCCATAGTGAGACAGCTAGCTATACATTCACAATTCCCAGGTTTGTCTGTACTCACCGAGggagcagagcagggcagggagggtggtggtgggcAGGGCCGGGGCTATGATTTCACAGTGGGCCGTCATGTGGTTCATGAGGCCGCAGGGCTCTCCGTCGGGGGTGTGCACGGGGCACAGGAAGCCCCAGGACTCGGGCAGCAGACGACGTACGGAGGTGGTCCTCATCTTGGCAAAGGCTGCCCCTCTGTGCACACAGCGGAAGTGGGACAGGTAGCGGATGAAGTTGAGCTTGTCGGCCACCACACACAGTCCCGTGTTCTGGAGCATGCCCAGACCTGACGGCAGGAGGGAAGAGGAACAGAATGTCAGGACCAGCATGTGTTTCTAGGTAACTTTACACGTCATGTATATCTGCATAACTCAAAGTAAAACACTGGGAGAAAAATAGAACAGTGGATACGTTGTAATGACAAATAAGTAGAATGTTTTGTATCACAGCATACCCGTCTTTGAAGTGAGATTCCCAGTGGCTAGCAGATACTCAAAGGGATGGGTAACATCAGAGCCCATGTTGAACATCTTCACCAGATTATCAGAGCTCACCCCACCAGTTAGCCTATGGGCCCTCTTGTCCATAGCCAATTTCACAGACACCATCCAGGCAGCCATCTTCTCCTATCATCACATTGCAAATGGTTAACACACATCCTACAGAGTAATTATATGACCTGGAGGAAAACTAGAGTGTGATTTAATACCAAGGCCTTACAGTCAAGGTTACACTGCTAGCTTTCTGGCCAGAACATTTTGTGGTGTTTTTACATTACACATGCCAAACATGACAACTTCTGTTCCCCACAATGTTGTAGTATCTTCATAATAAATAGTTTTTGATTCACCAATATGTCAGATCCAGAACTGTTCATCACTTGTCAGTAGTAGAATGCAGAGCTGTCCTGATGTCTGAACTGACCTTGAGAAACATTAGGTAGAGCCGTCCTGGCGTGAGCACCTCCTGACACATCAGACTGTCCGGGTTCTCCTCCATACACTCCTGCTTGGCAAACGTGAATAGCTTCCGCGTCATCAGACACAGCAGGTAGAACTTCTCCACATCCGACTTCAGGTGGATACAGATGCACTggctgaacagagagaacacaacaCATTCCATaaagagtgcatgtgtgtgtgttggtagagcatggtgcttgcaacgtcAGGATAGTTGGTTAGATTCCAAGGACCACCCATACACCAACAAAAATTAAATATATCCACTCATGACTAAGTCACTTTGAATAAAAGTATCTGCTATAGGCATTCACTCcattgccaaaagtatgtggacaccctttcaaattagtgtattCCGCCATTTCAGCTACACCAGTGgcggacaggtgtataaaaatcgagcacacagccatgcaatcaccaTAGACAAACATCGGAGGTAGAATGGcacgtactgaagagctcagtgacgttcaacgtggcaccgtcataggatggcacctttccaacaattcagttcatcaaatttctgccctgctagagctgacccGGTCAATGTCTTTAGAAATGTGGATAActcaattaaaaatgaaaagccgaaatgtcttgagtcaataagaattcaactcctttgttatggcaagcctaaataagttcaagagtaaacatttgcttaacaagtcacataagttgcatggactgcattacgttttgaatgactacctcatctctgtaccccacacatacagataattgtaaggtccctcagtcgagccgtgaatttcaaacacagattcaactgtaaagaccagggaggttttccaatgcctcgcaaagaagggcacctattggtagatgggtaaaaaaaaaaaaaagcagacattgaatatcactttgagcatggtgaagttattaataacacacacaaacacttactcTAGCAGGTAGTTGGCACACTGTTCGTGGGTGTACCACTCTGGCAGGTTCATCTTGACCCGGAAGCGCTCGCCCAGGTAGTTGAGCACCTTGCCGCGGGTGATGCAGCCCTCCTCCATGACGAGTCGCAGCATCTCAGACACACAGCTCTTGTAGAAGGAGTTCGCCTCACGACCTTTGATCAGCTCCTGGTAAATCTGGAAGTCTGTGAAGTCCACTAGAGCCTGGCCAAAACAGAAAGGCAATGTGgttaaaatgttaaatatatacACCTTAATTTCATACAGTATAGGCCATATGGCCCAATTCTCATAACATTCTTATGTGTCGCATGCATAAAAACCTAATGGACAGACTTTAATGTCACATGCAAGTTCCTATTCCAAATATCACTGCTCCATCTCACCTTTAGTGCAAAGCCCAGGGGGAGGAAGAAGAGCTCTTTCTGGTATATGAAGTTGAGCATCACAGTTCCGTTGTCCAGGTAATGCAGGTTCATATTGATAGCGGTGTGCTCCTCCTTCACACAGTGCATTGAGATACCTGGGGAGACAGACAAAGAATAGCTTTAGCTTTTGTCTGCAGCAAGGCGATAGGACTGCAATAATCAATGTTAGGCTACTTATAGTAGGCCATGGGTCTCAACTGCTCCAACAATGCAATGTTCGGCTTGTACATTAAAACCCTCCACATAGTGTACATTAACTGCCTTGCGTACCATACTGAGTGTATCCCTGGCCTCTGTTCTTCCACTTCGGCCTTGACATAGCGATAGGGTAGTTCCTCCTTGGCATGATCAGCATGCGAATGACCTTCTCGTTCCCATTCACAATAAAATAACCACCCATTTCCTGTTGCAttgaggatggagagaaagagagattgaatcTAAAGAAATGTAAAGACGCATGCAAACTGTAAAACGTAAGTGTAAAAGCATAAAAATGTGCCTTGATTTTTTGCTTCGAAGCATAAATGATCAGATTGACTGGTTCCCACAGATCAGGGTTTTCTGTTATGAAAATGTGGCGCAGGACATTTGAccggcagcattttaatttaccggacataTATGCAATGGGTACATAACCTGACTAGGGTGGCCACCCAGAGAGCGTGAAGTTAAAGTTTGGGGAATGAAATTCACCATGAAAATGCACCTTTTAATAAAGCATCCCATGTATCATCGCATTTGCAGGCCTACTAGTCATAATGTGATAAGTAGACTGAatagtcataatttaggctaataatataatTCAGCTTTCTTTGGACAGAAAAAACAGTGGTACTGAcccaacaattttttttttttttaaagctaggggaagctaatgatcctctgtggccaaatcatgctttagTAACCTATTTTGAATGATTGTATTTAGTAGGCTAATTAGTTAGGCTATATGATTTTGTCAATTTTCTTAGGGAAAGCTTCACCTAGCCTTCAGAATGTGCAACCTATGAGCCCATGTTAATCTACTATCCCCATAGAAGAAAAGTTTAcatattctattggtcagcttgtctaGAAAGAAATAGCCCAAACGGACTCAGGGACGATATAACAAATTCACACAACCAGCAGGCCTAGGCTACATGAAAATAATTAAACGTTAAAAAGCAATACATCTGATGCatcagatcagaacgtttagtttaaaaatgttgataaactattatttcttaacATTAGCAGCGCAGTAATGCATTaggctactggacaatgaaagatagttgaaaaccaatagaaaatGAGAATTAGGCTACTGGTTttaatggcatatggaagtctttatgaAATAACTGCCTTCACGGATTTTGTCAGATTTTGTCTAGGATACTTTAAAGCAAGGTaaaacatgcctcataatatgtacTAAAACGTTaatgtttcaaacaattaagtagctATAGGTTTTCAAAAtgtatactgcctccagctcattgcgaAGTGGTATGTGACgcgctgatgaagcctgccttctgttGACTATGCATTTGAATGGCGAATGGAGAGGccgcttcaattaccagttgagaaataaaaatattaGCTATTTTTAAACACACGAGTGCATTTAGAATCGTTGCACAATGGCTGGGCTTGTAAAAGTGCCGCCTGACAGACTTTCCGTTCAAAGGCTCTATCTGTATGCTGTGCCCATGTGATAAGATAAATAACTAATATGCACACGTGGTAATTTAATTCCACGGATTTATGCAAAGGAACCCATAGACCGAcaagcatgaccagtcaaatgtatttacatagaAATACCAGTttatcaatgaataggctaaaaagccttattttgcaatgggatttttttttcttcccccagACAATTGGCCGATGGCAATTTTATTTAAaggctttatttttttttacgcCCAAAAGCCGGCTATTACCGGCTAAAGGAAACCCTGCCGGTAGGAACAGTGCCATTCTCCTACCTCAGCCTCCTCATGGTGCTCAATGAGCTCTTTGGGAGGGAGCCCATGCAGGTTACACAGCCTAGACTTCACCATGATGGGCAACTGGCCCAGAGACTGCTTGATGATGCCTTTGGGAACCCCATTCACAGACCAGCTGACATCTGCCTGTGAAGAATCACAGCACAAAACTTAAATTCATCACAATGGGCAAGTCTTGTGATAGATTGTAGAAAGACCTTGTCTTGACCGTCATATACAGTACAATCCATATTGTACAGGTGTTGGGTTTGCAGGCAAGCTTACCACAAGCTTTCCCCGGTAGGAGCAGCGTCTCCCTCTGCACTCTGCTGGGAACACCCTCAGGTCCCGGCAGATGCTTCCTTTGCCCACCACTGGTTTAAAGATGGTGGCCTCCACAAATGCCAGGCTGATCCGGTCATTTTTAAACATAAACTCCAAGGGACGGATGGACTGAAAAGGAGAAATGGAACAAACATTTTCACATGAACTCTCCAAACCCATGGTTTTGCATGACAGATACCAACTACAACCAGGTAGCTGCATCGTtacagattgttacaccagataatgtgagTTAACCAAAAAATGTTGGTATCCATTACTGTGAGTTACAGGTTAGGTACTGTTGTATAGCACATCATTTTCAACCAACCTTAACCATGTCAATTTCAAATCTCTCATTGATTGAGACAGGTGGGTCTGCCCCAAAGTGCCGCATGTCATGACACCCGTCTTAATCAATGACAagatttgaaatagacaagatggcggcATACAAGTTGTTGGATTaacaaaatggcgccggaagaaatggcagcagttttacgggcgcccaaccaattgtgctattatgtgtttttttcatgttatttgtaacttattttgtacatgtttctgcaaccgtatcttacggcaaaaaagagcttctggatatcaggacagcgatcacacACACCTCGGATTAGACGAAGATTTTTCCTACAAAGACaacgcacaagacattctccaaacaccccacaggaccgacaaccccgttatttgcaagaggaagcgacgcaggtacagaggacaaagagccggatgcctggtcaggacccggagaaggcgactgggaaagctgccgttaccgtcaatacta
Proteins encoded:
- the polr1b gene encoding DNA-directed RNA polymerase I subunit RPA2; this translates as MDFANKWSSLLTSPSLKHLTEAGFGIPKEKQHAAVQDLTKAHIESFDQAVSDGLCRAVQSIRPLEFMFKNDRISLAFVEATIFKPVVGKGSICRDLRVFPAECRGRRCSYRGKLVADVSWSVNGVPKGIIKQSLGQLPIMVKSRLCNLHGLPPKELIEHHEEAEEMGGYFIVNGNEKVIRMLIMPRRNYPIAMSRPKWKNRGQGYTQYGISMHCVKEEHTAINMNLHYLDNGTVMLNFIYQKELFFLPLGFALKALVDFTDFQIYQELIKGREANSFYKSCVSEMLRLVMEEGCITRGKVLNYLGERFRVKMNLPEWYTHEQCANYLLDQCICIHLKSDVEKFYLLCLMTRKLFTFAKQECMEENPDSLMCQEVLTPGRLYLMFLKEKMAAWMVSVKLAMDKRAHRLTGGVSSDNLVKMFNMGSDVTHPFEYLLATGNLTSKTGLGMLQNTGLCVVADKLNFIRYLSHFRCVHRGAAFAKMRTTSVRRLLPESWGFLCPVHTPDGEPCGLMNHMTAHCEIIAPALPTTTLPALLCSLGVTPVDGSPGKAYTDCYPVLLDGAMVGWVETELAPFLADSLRRFKVLKEKKIPPWTEIVLVPQTSKASMYPGLYLFTTPCRMVRPVRNLALGQQELIGTFEQLYINVGISEDEIEPGVTTHQELFLHSMLSVVANFIPYSDHNQSPRNMYQCQMGKQTMGFPLHSFQDRSDNKLYRLQTPQSPLVRPVMYDHYNMDNYPIGTNAIVAVISYTGYDMEDAMILNKSSWERGFGHGCVYKTELVDLAEKMKGEDNLVFGVKPGDPKVMDKLDTDGLPYIGAVLQHGDPFYSYINLNTGQSFVNFYKSQESCVVDNIKVCSNDVGSGRFKRVCITVRVPRNPTIGDKFASRHGQKGILSRLWPAEDMPFTESGMTPDILFNPHGFPSRMTIGMLIESMAGKSGALHGLCHDATPFTFSEENSALEHFGDMLRAAGYNHYGTERLYSGLSGLELEADIFIGVVYYQRLRHMVSDKFQVRTTGARDKVTNQPVGGRNIQGGIRFGEMERDALLAHGTSFLLHDRLFNCSDRSVAQVCVDCGSLLSPLLEKPPPYWSATRHRKTVCLLCGKSDSIDTVSVPYVFRYFVAELAAMNIKIKLDVK